One region of Streptomyces sp. NBC_00442 genomic DNA includes:
- the ssd gene encoding septum site-determining protein Ssd, translating to MASDRPPGTRGAQGRHGGPLIVTEDEDLLDDLLRLCAAAGTEPEVCHQVPARRGGWESAPLILVGDDAAPRLRGAARRRGVLLVGRDQDDPGVWQAAVELGADHVLRLPDAEPWLVDRIADAVEGVGRPALTVGVIGGRGGAGASTLACALAVTAARAGRRTMLIDGDPLGGGLDVLLGGEQADGRRWPDFAASRGRVAGGALEESLPSLHRLRVLSWDRGDSVVIPAEAMRAVLAAARRRGGVVVVDLPRRIDDTVVEALAQLDLGLLVVPAELRAVAAANRVASSVGMVLRDLRAVVRGPYASGLDEQWVAQALALPLAGELPLEPGLLEAQESGAPPGSAARGPLARFCAAFWDQALAGGLAGGAPS from the coding sequence ATGGCTTCCGATCGGCCGCCGGGTACGCGCGGCGCTCAGGGGCGGCACGGCGGCCCGCTGATCGTGACCGAGGACGAGGATCTGCTCGACGATCTGCTGCGGCTGTGCGCCGCGGCCGGCACCGAGCCCGAGGTGTGTCATCAGGTGCCCGCCCGCAGGGGCGGATGGGAGAGCGCGCCGCTGATCCTGGTGGGCGACGACGCGGCACCCCGGCTGCGCGGGGCGGCCCGCAGGCGCGGCGTGCTCCTGGTGGGCCGGGACCAGGACGACCCGGGCGTCTGGCAGGCGGCGGTCGAGCTCGGCGCGGACCATGTGCTGCGGCTGCCCGACGCCGAACCCTGGCTCGTCGACCGGATCGCCGACGCCGTGGAAGGTGTGGGGCGCCCCGCCCTGACCGTGGGGGTGATCGGCGGGCGCGGCGGCGCGGGCGCGTCCACGCTGGCGTGCGCCCTCGCGGTGACCGCCGCGCGCGCCGGTCGGCGCACCATGCTGATCGACGGCGACCCGCTCGGCGGCGGACTCGACGTGCTGCTCGGCGGGGAGCAGGCCGACGGCCGGCGGTGGCCGGATTTCGCCGCTTCGCGAGGACGGGTCGCCGGGGGAGCCCTGGAGGAATCCCTGCCGAGCCTGCACCGGTTGAGGGTGCTCAGCTGGGACCGGGGAGACTCGGTGGTCATCCCGGCGGAAGCGATGCGCGCGGTCCTCGCCGCGGCCCGGCGGCGAGGTGGAGTGGTCGTCGTGGACCTGCCGCGCCGGATCGACGACACGGTGGTCGAGGCCCTCGCGCAGCTCGACCTCGGGCTGCTGGTGGTACCGGCCGAACTGCGGGCGGTCGCGGCGGCCAACCGGGTCGCCTCCTCGGTCGGCATGGTGCTGCGCGATCTGCGCGCGGTCGTACGCGGCCCCTACGCGTCGGGCCTCGACGAGCAGTGGGTGGCCCAGGCGCTGGCGCTGCCCCTGGCCGGTGAACTGCCGCTGGAGCCGGGCCTGTTGGAAGCGCAGGAAAGCGGCGCGCCACCAGGGAGCGCGGCGCGCGGGCCACTGGCCAGATTCTGCGCCGCCTTCTGGGACCAGGCGCTGGCAGGCGGCCTCGCCGGGGGAGCGCCGTCATGA
- a CDS encoding TadE family type IV pilus minor pilin: MTAETAVAIPALVGFALALLWALMAASSEIRCVDAARAGARAAARSEPEAVALAAARSAAPEGATVTVRRNGELWRVRVEAATPGPRHLALTLSAEAAALAEDTVGEIP, translated from the coding sequence GTGACGGCCGAGACGGCCGTGGCGATTCCGGCCCTCGTCGGGTTCGCGCTGGCCCTGCTGTGGGCCTTGATGGCGGCCTCGTCCGAGATCCGGTGCGTGGACGCGGCCAGGGCCGGGGCTCGGGCGGCGGCCCGTTCCGAGCCGGAGGCCGTGGCGCTCGCGGCGGCCAGGTCCGCCGCGCCGGAGGGCGCCACGGTGACGGTGCGGCGAAACGGGGAACTGTGGCGGGTCCGGGTGGAGGCCGCCACGCCGGGCCCCCGCCACCTGGCCCTGACGCTGAGCGCGGAGGCGGCGGCCTTGGCCGAGGACACGGTGGGTGAGATCCCGTGA
- a CDS encoding type II secretion system F family protein — protein MGLPAWAAMCAGVAAWLWAGQDQGMRRARLMFAGAGTGSGSGSGSGTEAGAGAGAGAEVRAGSGGSGAVGAVRAFRASPLGRWLEGMRKRERRRVEWLCLPLGLVLAVLGGSVLPLVAGAVALPLLGRRLRAERRERARERRADEVIAWCAAVAGELRAGRQPGPALVAAARDTAALGAAAAPVVAAAKFGGDVPAALRSAAGELGAEGLAGIAACWQVAVDGGAGLASGLERLESALRAEREQQDALRAELAGSRTTVLLLALLPGLGLVLGTAMGASPLRVLLHSPAGFGCLLVAAVLETAGVWWAARIVRAGEGR, from the coding sequence ATGGGGCTGCCCGCGTGGGCGGCGATGTGCGCGGGCGTGGCCGCCTGGCTGTGGGCCGGCCAGGACCAGGGGATGCGACGGGCCCGGCTGATGTTCGCCGGCGCCGGAACGGGATCGGGATCGGGATCGGGATCGGGAACAGAGGCAGGAGCAGGAGCGGGGGCGGGGGCGGAGGTCCGTGCCGGGAGCGGCGGATCCGGCGCGGTCGGTGCTGTCCGCGCGTTCAGGGCCTCGCCACTGGGGCGTTGGCTCGAGGGGATGCGCAAGCGGGAGCGCCGGCGCGTGGAGTGGCTGTGCCTGCCGCTGGGCCTGGTGCTCGCCGTCCTGGGCGGCTCGGTGCTGCCGCTCGTCGCCGGGGCGGTGGCGCTGCCCCTGCTGGGAAGGCGGCTGCGGGCCGAACGGCGCGAACGGGCCAGGGAGCGACGAGCCGACGAAGTGATCGCCTGGTGCGCGGCGGTGGCGGGAGAGCTGCGGGCGGGCCGCCAGCCCGGACCGGCGCTGGTCGCGGCCGCCCGGGACACGGCGGCCCTGGGCGCGGCGGCGGCCCCGGTGGTGGCCGCGGCGAAGTTCGGCGGCGATGTGCCGGCGGCGCTGCGGTCGGCGGCCGGGGAGCTGGGCGCCGAAGGCCTCGCCGGGATCGCCGCATGCTGGCAGGTCGCGGTGGACGGCGGGGCAGGGCTGGCCTCCGGCCTTGAGCGCCTGGAGAGCGCGCTGCGCGCGGAGCGGGAGCAACAGGACGCCCTGCGGGCGGAGTTGGCCGGATCCCGCACCACGGTGCTGCTTCTGGCGTTGTTGCCGGGGCTCGGACTGGTGCTCGGCACCGCGATGGGCGCGAGTCCGCTGCGGGTACTGCTGCACAGCCCGGCCGGGTTCGGGTGCCTGCTGGTGGCCGCGGTCCTGGAGACGGCGGGCGTGTGGTGGGCGGCGCGGATCGTCCGGGCGGGGGAAGGCCGATGA
- a CDS encoding HAD family hydrolase, whose protein sequence is MLGLVENHSLPRTAAFFDLDKTVIAKSSTLTFSKSFYQGGLINRRAVLRTAYAQFVFLAGGADHDQMEGMREYLSALCKGWNVQQVKEIVAETLHDLIDPIIYDEAASLIEEHHAAGRDVVIVSTSGAEVVEPIGELLGADRVVATRMVVGEDGCFTGDVEYYAYGPTKAEAVKDLAASEGYDLARCYAYSDSATDVPMLESVGHPFAVNPDRALRREATARKWPILVFNRPVSLKQRLPGLSMPPRSALLAAAAVGAAAATAGIVWYAARKRGSVPA, encoded by the coding sequence ATGCTCGGACTCGTGGAAAACCACTCGCTGCCGCGTACCGCCGCCTTCTTCGACCTGGACAAGACAGTCATTGCCAAGTCGTCGACGCTGACCTTCAGCAAGTCCTTCTATCAAGGAGGGCTGATCAACCGCCGCGCCGTACTGCGCACTGCGTACGCGCAGTTCGTATTCCTCGCCGGCGGCGCCGACCACGACCAGATGGAGGGGATGCGCGAGTATCTGTCCGCCCTCTGCAAGGGGTGGAACGTCCAGCAGGTCAAGGAGATCGTCGCCGAGACCCTCCACGACCTGATCGACCCGATCATCTACGACGAGGCCGCCTCCCTCATCGAGGAGCACCACGCGGCGGGCCGCGACGTGGTCATCGTGTCGACCTCGGGCGCCGAGGTCGTCGAGCCGATCGGCGAACTGCTCGGCGCGGACCGGGTGGTGGCCACCCGCATGGTGGTCGGCGAGGACGGCTGCTTCACGGGAGACGTGGAGTACTACGCCTACGGGCCGACGAAGGCCGAGGCCGTCAAGGACCTGGCCGCGTCCGAGGGGTACGACTTGGCGCGCTGCTACGCCTACAGCGACTCCGCGACCGATGTCCCGATGCTGGAGTCGGTCGGCCACCCCTTCGCCGTCAATCCGGACCGCGCGCTCCGCCGTGAAGCCACCGCGAGGAAATGGCCGATTCTCGTCTTCAACCGGCCGGTCAGCCTCAAGCAACGACTGCCCGGCCTCTCCATGCCGCCCCGGTCCGCGCTCCTGGCCGCGGCGGCGGTCGGCGCGGCCGCGGCCACCGCAGGGATCGTCTGGTACGCCGCCCGCAAGCGCGGCTCGGTCCCGGCCTGA
- a CDS encoding STAS domain-containing protein gives MDLSLSTRNVSGPGGDRTVVEVGGEIDVYTAPKLREQLVELVNDGSYHLVVDMEGVDFLDSTGLGVLVGGLKRVRAHEGSLRLVCNQERILKIFRITGLTKVFPIHGSVDEAVNATD, from the coding sequence GTGGACCTGTCCCTGTCGACTCGCAATGTGTCCGGCCCTGGTGGCGACCGTACGGTCGTCGAGGTCGGTGGCGAGATTGATGTGTATACCGCGCCCAAGCTGCGCGAGCAGTTGGTCGAGTTGGTGAACGACGGCAGCTACCACCTGGTTGTCGACATGGAGGGCGTGGACTTCCTCGACTCCACGGGCCTGGGTGTCCTGGTGGGTGGGCTCAAGCGCGTGCGCGCGCACGAGGGCTCGCTGCGCCTGGTCTGCAACCAGGAGCGCATTTTGAAGATCTTCCGGATCACGGGGCTCACCAAGGTGTTCCCGATCCACGGCTCGGTCGACGAGGCCGTCAACGCAACCGACTGA
- a CDS encoding type II secretion system F family protein, whose translation MSAFAPDVVHRLGAVAGVVALALWTMAGVTRRREERRMRRRVAALLALEALTPAASKPWNPAWTAHAKQSAAPLGAWVACYVLVGGPIGAVGGLAVSYGAWVWARRRRARGGGADTLKAARELPLAADLLAACLAAGAGPREAAGAVGACLNGPVGARLRQAAAELRMGCEPGEAWGRLGAIPGAADLARCLERAASSGAPAAGPVARVAARCRAERTRDASARARRAGVLITGPLGLCFLPAFLAAGVAPVVIGLAGGLLRR comes from the coding sequence ATGAGCGCGTTCGCGCCGGATGTTGTCCACAGGCTGGGGGCGGTGGCGGGGGTGGTGGCTCTCGCCCTGTGGACGATGGCGGGCGTGACCCGCCGCAGGGAGGAGCGCAGGATGCGTCGCCGGGTGGCCGCGCTGCTGGCCCTGGAGGCGCTGACACCGGCCGCGTCGAAGCCCTGGAACCCGGCATGGACGGCACACGCGAAGCAGTCGGCAGCGCCACTGGGGGCGTGGGTGGCGTGCTACGTGCTCGTCGGCGGACCTATCGGGGCCGTGGGCGGCTTGGCGGTGAGCTACGGGGCCTGGGTGTGGGCGCGTCGGCGCCGTGCGCGAGGTGGCGGCGCCGACACGCTCAAGGCGGCGCGTGAACTCCCCCTGGCCGCCGACCTGTTGGCCGCGTGCCTCGCGGCCGGGGCCGGGCCGCGCGAGGCGGCCGGTGCGGTCGGTGCCTGCCTGAACGGCCCGGTCGGCGCCCGCCTGCGCCAGGCCGCCGCCGAGCTGCGCATGGGCTGCGAACCCGGCGAGGCCTGGGGGAGGTTGGGGGCGATACCGGGCGCGGCCGACCTGGCCCGCTGCCTGGAACGGGCGGCGTCCTCGGGGGCACCCGCGGCGGGCCCCGTGGCCCGGGTCGCCGCCCGCTGCCGTGCCGAGCGGACCAGGGACGCCTCGGCCCGCGCCCGACGCGCGGGCGTACTGATCACGGGTCCGCTGGGCCTCTGCTTCCTGCCGGCCTTCCTCGCGGCGGGCGTCGCGCCGGTCGTGATCGGTCTGGCGGGAGGCCTGCTGAGGCGGTGA
- a CDS encoding DEAD/DEAH box helicase, with product MAFNHLPAAMHDALGPLSATPVTHSVPMARNHSPRTPADSTGDRPDPGTVLDRLGAGAGRAARITHTEHLPPRGGRHAVWPHLIRPEVINAIQAAGIEHPWAHQAAAAGHALDGESVVIATGTASGKSLAYLAPVLSALLDGSEAPNGRGATTLYLAPTKALAADQRRAVKALAAPLGHAIRPAVYDGDTPVEEREWVRQYANLVLTNPDMLHLGILPSHPRWASFLRALRYVVIDECHTYRGVFGSHVAQVLRRLRRLCARYGSDPVFLLASATAAEPAVAAGRLTGLPVVEVADDASPRGELVFALWEPPLTELPGEKGAPVRRTAIAETADLLTDLTVQGVRTVAFVRSRRGAELISVIAQERLYEVDRTLARRVAAYRGGYLPEERRALEQALHSGELLGLAATTALELGIDVSGLDAVLIAGYPGTRASLWQQAGRAGRSGQGALAVLIARDDPLDTYLVHHPEALFQQPVESTVLDPDNPYVLAPHLCAAAAEMPLTEADLELFGPASPELMPQLERAGLLRRRSNGWFWTRRERAADLTDIRGGGGRPVQIVEAATGRLLGTVDEAAAHASVHDGAVHLHQGRTYLVKHLDLEDSAALVEEASPPYSTVARDTTSISVLTTDTEIPWGSGRLCYGSVEVTNQVVSFLRRRLITGEVLGETKLDLPPRTLRTRAVWWTVTEDQLDAARINPEILGGALHAAEHASIGMLPLFATCDRWDIGGVSIPLHPDTLLPTVFVYDGNPGGAGFAERAFHTAARWLTATREAIASCECEAGCPSCIQSPKCGNGNDPLHKRGAVRLLTELLRGAPEEPGPTPPEEPEPPGVGPDGLGTVPEEPRAAPERPGTVPPAP from the coding sequence ATGGCATTCAATCACTTACCGGCAGCCATGCACGACGCCTTGGGACCATTGTCCGCTACGCCAGTGACACACTCGGTGCCGATGGCCAGGAACCACAGCCCCAGAACACCCGCCGACAGCACGGGTGATCGACCCGATCCCGGCACGGTCCTCGACCGGCTCGGCGCCGGCGCAGGCCGGGCTGCGCGCATCACTCATACGGAGCACTTGCCCCCACGAGGGGGACGTCATGCAGTGTGGCCGCACCTGATCCGTCCGGAAGTGATCAACGCCATCCAGGCCGCCGGCATCGAGCACCCCTGGGCCCACCAGGCAGCCGCCGCCGGGCACGCCCTCGACGGCGAGTCGGTGGTGATCGCCACCGGCACCGCGTCCGGCAAGTCGCTGGCCTACCTGGCGCCCGTCCTCAGCGCCCTCCTGGACGGTTCCGAGGCGCCGAACGGGCGCGGCGCGACCACCCTCTACCTCGCCCCCACCAAGGCCCTGGCGGCCGACCAGCGCCGCGCGGTCAAGGCCCTCGCGGCGCCCCTGGGCCACGCGATCCGGCCCGCCGTGTACGACGGCGACACCCCGGTCGAGGAACGCGAGTGGGTGCGCCAGTACGCGAACCTCGTCCTCACCAACCCGGACATGCTGCACCTCGGCATCCTGCCCTCCCACCCCAGGTGGGCCTCCTTCCTGCGCGCCCTGCGCTATGTCGTCATCGACGAATGCCACACCTACCGCGGTGTCTTCGGCTCCCACGTCGCCCAGGTCCTTCGCCGCCTGCGCCGCCTGTGCGCCCGCTACGGCTCCGACCCGGTCTTCCTGCTCGCCTCGGCCACGGCCGCCGAGCCGGCCGTCGCAGCGGGCCGCCTGACCGGCCTGCCCGTCGTCGAGGTCGCCGACGACGCCTCCCCGCGCGGCGAGCTGGTCTTCGCCCTGTGGGAGCCGCCGCTCACCGAGCTGCCCGGCGAGAAGGGCGCCCCGGTGCGCCGCACGGCCATCGCCGAGACCGCCGACCTCCTCACCGACCTGACCGTGCAGGGGGTCCGCACGGTCGCCTTCGTCCGCTCACGGCGCGGCGCCGAGCTCATCTCGGTGATCGCCCAGGAGCGCCTGTACGAGGTCGACCGCACCCTCGCCCGGCGCGTCGCCGCCTACCGGGGCGGCTACCTGCCCGAGGAGCGCCGTGCCCTCGAGCAGGCCCTGCACTCCGGCGAGCTGCTCGGCCTCGCCGCCACCACGGCCCTGGAACTCGGCATCGACGTGTCGGGCCTCGACGCCGTCCTGATCGCGGGCTATCCGGGCACCCGGGCCTCCCTGTGGCAGCAGGCCGGCCGGGCCGGCCGCTCGGGCCAGGGCGCCCTGGCCGTCCTGATCGCCCGCGACGACCCGCTGGACACCTACCTCGTCCACCACCCCGAGGCGCTGTTCCAGCAGCCCGTCGAGTCCACCGTGCTCGACCCGGACAACCCCTACGTCCTGGCCCCGCACCTGTGCGCGGCGGCGGCCGAGATGCCGCTCACGGAGGCCGACCTGGAACTCTTCGGGCCCGCGAGCCCCGAGCTGATGCCGCAGCTGGAGCGGGCGGGGCTGCTGCGGCGCCGCAGCAACGGCTGGTTCTGGACCCGTCGCGAGCGGGCCGCCGACCTCACCGACATCCGGGGCGGCGGCGGCCGCCCGGTCCAGATCGTCGAGGCCGCGACGGGACGGCTGCTCGGCACGGTCGACGAGGCCGCCGCCCACGCCTCCGTCCACGACGGCGCCGTCCATCTCCACCAGGGCCGTACGTACCTGGTGAAGCATCTGGACCTGGAGGACTCCGCCGCTCTCGTCGAGGAAGCAAGCCCGCCCTATTCGACCGTTGCCAGGGACACCACCTCCATCTCCGTCCTCACCACCGACACCGAGATCCCCTGGGGATCCGGCCGCCTCTGCTACGGCTCCGTCGAGGTCACCAACCAGGTCGTCTCCTTCCTGCGCCGCAGACTCATCACCGGCGAGGTGCTCGGCGAGACCAAGCTCGACCTGCCGCCCCGCACCCTGCGCACCCGGGCCGTGTGGTGGACGGTCACCGAGGACCAGCTCGATGCCGCCCGGATCAACCCGGAGATCCTCGGCGGGGCCCTGCACGCCGCCGAGCACGCCTCCATCGGGATGCTCCCGCTCTTCGCCACCTGCGACCGCTGGGACATCGGCGGCGTCTCCATCCCGCTGCACCCGGACACCCTGCTGCCGACGGTCTTCGTGTACGACGGCAACCCGGGCGGCGCCGGATTCGCCGAGCGCGCCTTCCACACCGCCGCGCGCTGGCTGACCGCGACCCGCGAGGCGATCGCTTCCTGCGAGTGCGAGGCCGGCTGCCCGTCCTGCATCCAGTCACCCAAGTGCGGCAACGGCAACGATCCCCTCCACAAGCGGGGCGCGGTCCGCCTCCTCACGGAGCTGCTGCGGGGGGCTCCGGAGGAGCCCGGTCCGACGCCCCCGGAGGAACCCGAGCCGCCTGGGGTGGGCCCGGACGGGCTGGGGACAGTCCCGGAAGAGCCGCGGGCGGCCCCGGAACGGCCAGGGACGGTCCCGCCCGCGCCCTGA
- a CDS encoding ATP-binding protein, with protein MATVELRFSAQPEHVRTARLVAAAVARRAGVDEAVLDEVRLAVGEACSRAVGLHRSHGIDVPVHVVLTEEEKLFSIEVGDGVPGSGGGAAAVPGVRGSEPADELDDGAEDEMGLAVISGLVDDVEVISGESGGVIRMSWPTTPAEVLP; from the coding sequence ATGGCCACCGTTGAACTCCGTTTCAGTGCCCAGCCCGAGCACGTCAGGACGGCCCGTCTGGTGGCGGCCGCCGTGGCGCGCCGGGCCGGGGTCGATGAGGCAGTGCTCGACGAGGTCAGACTCGCCGTCGGTGAGGCGTGCAGCCGTGCCGTCGGGCTGCATCGTTCGCACGGCATCGACGTCCCTGTCCACGTCGTCCTGACCGAGGAGGAGAAGCTGTTCTCCATCGAGGTCGGCGACGGGGTGCCGGGGTCGGGCGGTGGCGCCGCGGCGGTGCCGGGCGTGCGCGGCTCGGAGCCCGCCGACGAGCTGGACGACGGCGCGGAGGACGAAATGGGCCTCGCCGTCATCAGTGGGCTCGTGGACGACGTGGAGGTCATCTCCGGCGAATCCGGGGGTGTCATCCGGATGAGCTGGCCCACCACGCCGGCCGAGGTGCTCCCCTGA
- a CDS encoding oxidoreductase, which yields MSTNAADPLVALGGLPGVPDAVDRVRKAVDRVYGHRVMRRRSNEITSEAALRGARGSAALSGADWALEEVRRRTDFGTEPDARTVGAALRLTAEAGQLLSIWRQSPLRVLARLHLVAAADAGDAVGRPRQAGESVDEPLIEGRLPDADEVAGRLEGLSRLIIAGGSAPALVTAAIVHGELLALRPFSSCNGLVARTAERIVLIGSGLDPKAICPAEVGHAELGRAAYAAALDGYVSGTPQGMAAWITHCGKAVELGVRESTAVCEALQRGAA from the coding sequence ATGAGTACGAACGCCGCTGACCCCCTTGTCGCCCTCGGTGGACTGCCGGGCGTCCCGGACGCCGTGGACCGTGTGCGCAAGGCCGTGGACCGGGTGTACGGGCACCGCGTGATGCGGCGCCGCAGCAACGAGATCACCTCGGAAGCGGCCCTGCGCGGAGCGCGTGGCAGTGCCGCCCTGTCCGGCGCGGACTGGGCGCTGGAGGAGGTGCGGCGGCGCACGGACTTCGGTACCGAGCCCGACGCCCGTACGGTCGGTGCCGCGCTGCGGCTGACCGCGGAGGCCGGCCAACTCCTGTCCATCTGGCGGCAGTCGCCCTTGCGCGTGCTCGCCAGGCTGCACCTGGTGGCGGCCGCGGACGCGGGCGACGCGGTGGGGCGGCCGAGGCAGGCCGGCGAATCCGTCGACGAGCCTCTGATCGAAGGTCGTCTGCCGGACGCGGACGAGGTCGCGGGCCGCCTCGAAGGGCTCTCCCGGCTGATCATCGCGGGCGGTTCGGCTCCCGCTCTGGTGACGGCCGCGATCGTGCACGGCGAACTGCTGGCACTGCGGCCCTTCTCCTCCTGCAACGGCCTTGTCGCGCGCACCGCCGAGCGGATCGTGCTGATCGGCAGCGGGCTCGACCCCAAGGCGATCTGCCCGGCCGAGGTGGGCCACGCCGAACTGGGGCGTGCGGCGTACGCGGCGGCGCTCGACGGCTATGTGTCGGGCACCCCGCAGGGGATGGCGGCCTGGATCACCCATTGCGGCAAGGCCGTCGAGCTGGGTGTGCGCGAGTCGACGGCCGTGTGCGAGGCGCTTCAGCGCGGCGCCGCGTAG
- a CDS encoding DUF4244 domain-containing protein, producing the protein MNAITHTNRQATAMRSRLRHWTSALRRRVRRDDGMSTSEYAVGTLAACAFAAILYKVVTSEGVVSALNQLITKALDVQV; encoded by the coding sequence ATGAACGCAATCACGCACACGAACCGGCAGGCGACCGCCATGAGGAGCCGTCTGCGGCACTGGACTTCGGCGCTGCGCCGCCGAGTACGCCGCGACGACGGGATGTCGACCTCCGAATACGCCGTGGGCACGCTCGCGGCCTGCGCCTTCGCGGCGATCCTGTACAAGGTCGTCACCAGCGAAGGGGTCGTGTCGGCGCTGAACCAATTGATCACCAAGGCGCTCGATGTCCAGGTCTGA
- a CDS encoding TadA family conjugal transfer-associated ATPase, translating to MNGKRDADLPSAGAPGPAGGGTWPRGAPSWGAGPPLLDAVRQRLAQSGAEPTPARVAAALRAQGRLLGDAEVLGGAEELRSELVGTGPLEPLLADPEVTDVLVSAPDRVWVDRGGGLELTGIRFADAAAVRRLAQRLAAVAGRRLDDARPWVDARLPDGTRMHAVLEPVAVGSACLSLRVVRPRAFSLAELAAAGMIPPEGERLLRALVKARVSFLVSGGTGTGKTTLLSTLLGLVGAGERIVLAEDSAELRPDHPHVVRLESRPANQEGAGLVTLRDLVRQALRMRPDRLVVGEVRGAEVTDLLGALNTGHEGGCGTVHANSASDVPARLEALGTAAGLDRATLHSQLAAALSVVLHLVRDREGRRRIAEVRVLERDAAGLVMTVPALRWGATGFVRDSGWERLRALIGGAL from the coding sequence ATGAACGGGAAGCGGGACGCCGACCTGCCCTCCGCCGGTGCGCCCGGCCCGGCCGGCGGCGGGACATGGCCCCGGGGCGCGCCGTCGTGGGGCGCGGGGCCCCCTCTGCTCGACGCCGTGCGGCAGCGGCTCGCGCAGAGCGGGGCCGAGCCCACCCCGGCCAGGGTCGCGGCGGCACTGCGCGCCCAGGGCCGGCTGCTCGGGGACGCGGAAGTGCTCGGCGGAGCGGAGGAGTTGAGATCCGAACTGGTGGGGACGGGCCCGCTGGAGCCGCTGCTCGCCGACCCCGAGGTGACGGACGTCCTGGTCTCCGCGCCCGACCGGGTCTGGGTCGACCGGGGCGGCGGGCTCGAACTGACCGGCATCCGCTTCGCCGACGCGGCGGCCGTGCGCCGACTGGCCCAGCGCCTCGCCGCGGTGGCCGGCCGCCGGCTCGACGACGCCCGGCCCTGGGTGGACGCCCGGCTGCCCGACGGCACCCGGATGCACGCCGTCCTGGAACCGGTCGCCGTCGGCTCGGCCTGTCTGTCGCTGCGCGTGGTGCGCCCCAGGGCGTTCTCGCTGGCCGAACTCGCGGCGGCGGGCATGATCCCGCCCGAGGGGGAGCGGCTGCTGCGCGCGCTCGTCAAGGCCCGGGTGTCGTTCCTGGTGAGCGGCGGCACCGGCACCGGCAAGACCACGCTCCTTTCGACCCTGCTCGGCCTGGTCGGCGCCGGGGAGCGGATCGTCCTGGCCGAGGACTCCGCCGAGTTGAGGCCCGACCACCCTCATGTCGTACGTCTCGAATCTAGGCCCGCCAATCAGGAGGGCGCGGGCCTGGTGACCCTGCGGGACCTGGTGCGCCAGGCCCTGCGGATGCGCCCCGACCGGCTGGTCGTGGGGGAGGTCAGAGGAGCCGAGGTGACCGATCTGCTGGGCGCCCTGAACACGGGGCACGAAGGGGGCTGCGGAACGGTTCACGCCAATTCGGCATCGGATGTGCCGGCCCGCCTGGAAGCCCTCGGCACCGCGGCCGGGCTCGACCGGGCCACGCTGCACAGCCAGTTGGCGGCCGCGCTGTCCGTGGTGCTCCATCTCGTACGCGACCGGGAGGGCCGGCGCCGGATCGCGGAGGTGCGCGTCCTTGAGCGGGACGCGGCCGGACTGGTGATGACGGTGCCCGCGCTGCGGTGGGGCGCGACGGGGTTCGTGCGCGACTCGGGCTGGGAGCGGCTCAGGGCGCTGATCGGGGGTGCGTTGTGA